Proteins from one Erysipelothrix larvae genomic window:
- a CDS encoding UDP-N-acetylmuramoyl-L-alanyl-D-glutamate--2,6-diaminopimelate ligase: MTGFDLFGVDDSRQITRLCNNTNQVIANSCFFCTTGVSADRHDFVDTAIEKGAICIVHSKPFTTYYDHILYIKVDDVQKELVRVADLYYGDPSRHLTLYGITGTNGKTSTAVMIYDLLKQLKVKAGYMGTVAIRYDDIELPAKLTTPDIIEFRELLSDMVNHQIDSVAIEVSSQGLSLGRVDNIDFDVVGFTNLTQDHLDYHKNMEAYFNAKKRLFDQAKPSCIMVINEDDEYGQRLIHTGYTQSIVTYGTHPTADYQAADIKLFDDHTEFKLIHKHQSYDVYSSRVARFNVYNLVLAIAMIHNQTHVSLQEIVSAAATLSEITGRVNFLDYGQDFKVIVDYSHTPDGMEKMYQYCKDIINPNNKVIAVFGSAGGRDHDKRPMMGQVSDAYCDVIVLTEDDPRSESVLDIAHDIKTGITKTETIIEPNRYLAIKNAIMRADPGDIVVIMGKGLETYQHGPSGKEPWMGDPDAVKQSLEEKNEHTQ; this comes from the coding sequence ATGACAGGGTTTGATTTATTTGGAGTCGATGATTCAAGACAGATAACACGTTTATGCAACAACACGAACCAAGTGATTGCGAACTCGTGTTTCTTTTGTACTACAGGCGTCAGCGCAGATCGCCATGACTTTGTGGATACAGCCATTGAAAAAGGTGCAATATGTATTGTCCATTCCAAACCATTCACAACTTACTATGATCATATTCTTTACATTAAGGTTGACGATGTTCAAAAAGAATTAGTACGGGTTGCTGACCTTTATTATGGCGATCCATCCCGCCATTTAACGCTATATGGAATCACAGGGACCAATGGTAAAACTTCAACCGCTGTCATGATTTATGATCTTTTGAAACAACTCAAGGTTAAAGCAGGATATATGGGAACTGTCGCCATTCGCTATGATGATATTGAATTACCTGCAAAACTCACAACACCCGATATAATTGAATTTAGGGAACTTCTCAGTGATATGGTAAACCATCAAATTGATTCCGTAGCAATTGAAGTTTCAAGTCAAGGCTTATCCTTGGGTCGTGTTGACAATATCGACTTTGATGTGGTTGGATTTACAAACTTAACGCAAGATCACCTTGATTATCACAAGAATATGGAAGCCTATTTCAATGCTAAAAAACGTCTTTTTGATCAAGCAAAACCATCCTGTATTATGGTAATTAATGAAGACGATGAATACGGTCAAAGACTGATTCATACTGGATATACACAATCGATTGTTACATATGGGACACACCCTACAGCAGACTATCAAGCTGCTGATATCAAACTGTTTGATGATCATACAGAATTTAAGCTAATCCATAAACACCAATCCTACGATGTTTACTCAAGTCGTGTCGCACGGTTTAATGTTTATAACTTGGTTCTAGCGATTGCGATGATCCACAACCAAACCCACGTTTCACTTCAAGAAATCGTATCTGCAGCTGCTACACTTTCAGAAATTACAGGACGCGTCAATTTTCTAGACTATGGACAGGACTTTAAAGTCATTGTAGATTATTCTCACACACCCGATGGTATGGAGAAGATGTATCAATACTGTAAAGACATCATCAACCCAAACAACAAAGTAATCGCTGTATTTGGTAGTGCAGGGGGACGCGATCATGACAAACGCCCGATGATGGGACAAGTCAGCGATGCTTACTGTGATGTTATCGTTCTAACAGAAGATGATCCGCGATCTGAATCTGTTTTAGACATCGCCCATGATATCAAAACTGGCATCACTAAAACTGAAACAATTATTGAGCCAAATCGATATTTAGCCATTAAAAATGCTATAATGAGAGCGGATCCTGGTGATATTGTTGTTATCATGGGAAAAGGGCTCGAAACCTATCAGCACGGACCCAGTGGTAAAGAACCTTGGATGGGTGATCCAGATGCTGTAAAACAATCATTGGAGGAAAAAAATGAACACACTCAATAA
- the scpB gene encoding SMC-Scp complex subunit ScpB, producing the protein MEDFGTLEAILFAFGDEGITKFQLQTVFNLDEGSCNTFVEDFKNHYKESATSGLDVVEYGGVLKLVTKQKHHEIIGELLEFNRTRQLSQAALETLAIIAYKQPITRVEIEEIRGVNSDMMCRRLEALDLICEAGRNDTPGRPILYEVTSSFFDVFKLTSLDELPEIKVEMIGENHELFK; encoded by the coding sequence ATGGAAGATTTTGGTACATTAGAAGCAATACTCTTTGCATTTGGTGATGAAGGCATTACTAAATTTCAATTACAGACTGTATTCAATCTTGATGAGGGATCGTGTAATACATTTGTTGAAGACTTTAAAAACCACTACAAAGAAAGTGCAACATCCGGTCTTGATGTTGTGGAATATGGTGGTGTCTTAAAACTTGTTACGAAACAGAAACATCACGAGATTATTGGTGAACTGCTTGAATTTAACCGCACCCGTCAATTATCTCAAGCTGCCCTTGAAACACTTGCAATCATCGCCTACAAACAACCCATTACACGCGTTGAGATCGAAGAAATCCGCGGTGTTAACAGTGATATGATGTGTCGCCGTCTTGAAGCACTAGACCTTATTTGCGAAGCGGGACGCAATGACACACCGGGTAGACCCATATTATATGAAGTAACTTCTTCATTCTTTGATGTATTTAAACTGACATCATTAGATGAATTGCCTGAAATTAAAGTAGAAATGATTGGAGAAAATCATGAGCTCTTCAAATGA
- a CDS encoding GNAT family N-acetyltransferase has product MYTFTLKPVSLEEREILANLLEKYLYEFSQYTEVDVNPLGLYGYMYLDYTWTQSNRWAYFIMIDDALAGFVMVNDYPEAFDRITDFSLSEFFILHKYRRNRVGTSVFETLCSLHKGSWQLKCHPKNIPSVKFWEKVISTYTLNNYEKVVDYPNSHYEDGSLGTLFFFES; this is encoded by the coding sequence ATGTACACTTTCACACTTAAACCCGTATCCCTTGAAGAACGAGAGATTCTTGCAAACTTACTTGAAAAATATCTCTATGAATTCTCACAATACACAGAAGTTGATGTAAACCCCTTGGGACTTTATGGGTATATGTACCTTGATTACACATGGACTCAATCAAATCGTTGGGCATACTTCATTATGATTGATGATGCTCTTGCTGGTTTTGTGATGGTTAATGACTATCCAGAAGCCTTTGATCGCATTACAGATTTTTCACTTTCTGAGTTCTTTATACTCCATAAATACCGCAGAAACCGTGTTGGAACATCTGTATTTGAAACCCTTTGTTCATTACATAAAGGATCATGGCAACTTAAATGCCACCCTAAAAATATTCCTTCCGTAAAGTTTTGGGAAAAAGTTATTTCAACCTATACCCTCAATAACTATGAGAAGGTCGTCGATTATCCTAATTCGCATTATGAAGATGGGTCATTAGGAACGCTGTTCTTTTTTGAATCATAA
- a CDS encoding ATP-binding cassette domain-containing protein, which yields MLKEITCLNATQTEYPFNILKFDSLDLSSPVIFLTGENGCGKSTLLNAISTLTQSIPVGKASSMHHPYEDGFKLSWSSKLKKGYYFQSEDFYTYLSWASDEVETNQMMLQDAQARHKNPESLAYLLETNLHKGNTQRMNGIVESYLKASHGEGYIRFFSERLRSQSLYLLDEPETPLSFQNQLTLLYLIGEYVKKGSQFIICTHSPILLAYPQAKIYYIHEAINEVSYDNHPIVSDTRSFLKDPQRFMHYLFNEEGS from the coding sequence ATGCTAAAAGAAATTACATGCTTGAATGCAACACAGACTGAGTATCCATTTAATATACTGAAATTCGATTCGCTTGATCTTTCCTCACCTGTAATCTTTCTGACCGGTGAAAATGGATGTGGTAAGTCAACCTTACTCAATGCGATTAGCACCTTAACCCAAAGTATTCCCGTTGGAAAAGCATCGTCAATGCACCACCCTTATGAAGATGGGTTCAAACTTTCATGGTCTTCTAAACTTAAGAAAGGGTATTATTTCCAAAGTGAAGACTTCTACACCTATTTGTCCTGGGCATCCGATGAAGTTGAAACCAATCAAATGATGTTACAGGATGCTCAAGCACGCCATAAAAATCCAGAATCACTTGCTTATCTTCTTGAGACAAACCTTCATAAAGGCAATACACAGCGCATGAATGGGATTGTTGAATCTTACCTAAAGGCATCGCATGGCGAAGGGTATATCCGCTTTTTTAGTGAAAGACTGCGTTCACAATCACTTTATTTACTTGATGAACCCGAAACCCCTCTTTCGTTTCAAAACCAATTAACCTTGCTTTACCTTATTGGTGAGTATGTGAAAAAGGGGAGTCAATTTATTATCTGTACCCACTCGCCCATACTCTTAGCATATCCTCAGGCTAAGATTTATTATATACATGAAGCAATTAATGAAGTTTCATACGATAATCACCCAATTGTGAGTGACACACGTTCATTTTTGAAAGATCCGCAGCGGTTCATGCATTATCTTTTTAATGAAGAAGGTTCATAA
- a CDS encoding RsmE family RNA methyltransferase yields MQQFFIDDIDNPSLSDDQHHQIKNVLRMKQNDTVRLVDAKGNGVLARFNTNALDSFDILEPLTFYKKKYRIRIVASLIRSERLEWMIQKACECGVDEIILYRSDRGVVRDFGKREARKLERLQLIAKEASEQSYRQFPVSVSGIIESKDLKSTLSDFNLYGDTSDHPHLLSVLNKSQGSITVFIGPEGGFSDKERALFDSLNIQAVSFGPYIYRAETAPLAVATLISTLEIG; encoded by the coding sequence ATGCAACAGTTTTTTATTGATGATATTGACAACCCGTCATTATCTGATGACCAACACCACCAAATAAAAAATGTCTTAAGAATGAAACAAAACGATACCGTTCGTCTTGTTGATGCAAAGGGAAACGGCGTCCTTGCACGATTTAATACAAACGCTTTGGATTCCTTTGATATTCTTGAACCCTTAACCTTTTACAAAAAGAAATATCGCATTCGGATTGTTGCTTCACTCATACGTTCTGAGCGTCTTGAATGGATGATTCAAAAAGCATGTGAGTGTGGCGTTGATGAAATCATCTTGTATCGATCCGATCGTGGGGTCGTGCGCGATTTTGGAAAACGGGAAGCACGTAAACTTGAACGACTTCAATTAATTGCGAAAGAAGCCTCTGAACAGTCTTACCGTCAATTCCCCGTGAGTGTATCTGGAATTATTGAGTCAAAAGATTTAAAATCAACCTTATCTGATTTTAATCTATATGGTGATACATCAGACCATCCCCACTTGCTCAGTGTCTTAAACAAATCTCAAGGCTCAATCACTGTATTTATTGGACCTGAAGGAGGTTTTTCTGATAAAGAACGTGCTCTATTTGATTCATTAAACATCCAAGCAGTCAGCTTTGGACCTTATATCTACCGTGCTGAAACAGCACCACTTGCAGTTGCAACCTTAATTAGTACATTGGAGATTGGATAA
- the deoC gene encoding deoxyribose-phosphate aldolase, whose amino-acid sequence MNTLNKYIDHTLLKPEALEFQIETLCKEALQYDFMSVCVNPYYVSKCAELLKGSDVKVCTVIGFPLGQNTTETKVFETKNAIANGATEIDMVINVGALKDGKLDVITHEIKSIKEACGDLVLKVILETCLLSDEEIVNACNASVKAGADFVKTSTGFNSGGATVEAVTLMKQTVGDKAQVKASGGVRSFEDAQNMINAGATRLGTSGGVALMQGQKVEGTY is encoded by the coding sequence ATGAACACACTCAATAAATACATCGACCACACACTCTTAAAGCCAGAAGCTTTAGAATTCCAAATTGAAACACTTTGTAAAGAAGCGTTGCAATACGATTTTATGAGCGTTTGTGTCAATCCTTATTACGTATCAAAATGTGCAGAACTTCTTAAAGGTTCTGATGTTAAAGTATGTACCGTTATTGGATTTCCTTTAGGTCAAAACACAACTGAAACTAAGGTATTTGAAACAAAGAATGCCATTGCAAATGGCGCAACAGAGATTGATATGGTCATCAATGTTGGCGCTTTAAAAGATGGAAAACTTGATGTGATTACACACGAAATAAAATCAATCAAAGAAGCATGTGGTGACTTAGTACTAAAAGTTATCTTAGAGACTTGTCTTCTTTCTGATGAAGAGATTGTGAATGCATGCAATGCTTCAGTTAAAGCCGGTGCTGATTTTGTGAAAACATCGACTGGATTTAATTCAGGCGGGGCAACTGTAGAAGCAGTAACGCTTATGAAACAAACAGTAGGGGACAAAGCACAGGTTAAAGCTTCAGGGGGTGTACGCTCATTTGAAGATGCTCAAAACATGATTAATGCAGGCGCAACACGCTTAGGCACTTCAGGAGGTGTTGCTTTAATGCAAGGTCAAAAGGTTGAAGGCACTTATTAA
- a CDS encoding pseudouridine synthase, with product MSSSNEIRLQKAIADAGVCSRRKAETLILDGKVKVNGVVVKELGVKVLPQDKITVDNKPIIQENNRVYYLLNKPRGVLSSASDTHDRPTVIDIVHDQHRLYPIGRLDMDTTGALILTNDGAFAQLLTHPKYHVKKSYRVSVKGKLPFSVSEKLRQGVTVDGVSYQGMEVEDVRYIKKADRTAFTLILSEGKNRQIRKVMEHFKLPVVRLHRFAIGPVTLDGVGIGQYRDLKPFEIKKLSLMAKGEL from the coding sequence ATGAGCTCTTCAAATGAAATAAGATTACAAAAAGCAATCGCGGATGCGGGGGTATGTTCGCGTCGTAAAGCAGAAACACTGATCCTTGACGGAAAAGTTAAAGTCAATGGCGTTGTGGTCAAAGAATTGGGTGTTAAAGTGTTGCCACAAGACAAGATTACCGTTGATAACAAGCCAATCATTCAAGAGAATAACCGTGTATATTATTTATTGAATAAACCAAGAGGTGTTCTATCCAGTGCATCCGATACACATGATCGACCGACTGTTATTGACATCGTACACGATCAACACAGACTGTATCCGATAGGACGTCTTGATATGGATACAACAGGCGCACTCATTCTCACCAATGATGGTGCGTTTGCACAACTTCTAACGCATCCAAAATACCACGTTAAGAAATCCTATCGTGTATCAGTAAAAGGGAAACTCCCATTCAGCGTATCAGAGAAACTGCGTCAAGGCGTTACAGTTGATGGTGTCTCTTACCAAGGGATGGAAGTCGAAGACGTTCGTTATATTAAAAAAGCAGACAGAACTGCATTTACCTTAATTCTATCAGAAGGTAAAAATCGTCAAATTCGTAAAGTTATGGAGCACTTTAAACTTCCTGTTGTGCGGCTTCATCGCTTTGCAATTGGTCCAGTAACGCTGGATGGTGTGGGAATTGGTCAATATAGGGACTTGAAACCTTTTGAAATCAAAAAGCTTTCATTAATGGCTAAAGGCGAACTATAA